Proteins co-encoded in one Sulfuricaulis limicola genomic window:
- the rpsG gene encoding 30S ribosomal protein S7: MPRRREVPKREITPDPKYRSETVAKFISVVMKSGKKAAAEKIVYGALNTMAERSKKDPIEMFNQALGNVRPLVEVKSRRVGGATYQVPVEVRSGRQMALAMRWVVEAARTRSGKSMAARMADELMDAADKRGNAVKKREDVHRMAEANKAFSHYRW, translated from the coding sequence ATGCCGAGACGCAGAGAGGTCCCCAAGCGCGAAATCACGCCGGACCCGAAATACCGCAGCGAGACCGTCGCCAAGTTCATCAGCGTGGTGATGAAGAGCGGCAAGAAAGCCGCGGCCGAAAAAATCGTCTATGGGGCGCTGAACACCATGGCCGAGCGCAGCAAGAAGGACCCGATCGAGATGTTCAATCAGGCCCTCGGTAACGTGCGCCCGCTGGTGGAGGTCAAGAGCCGGCGCGTCGGCGGTGCCACCTATCAGGTGCCGGTGGAAGTGCGCTCGGGACGTCAGATGGCGCTGGCGATGCGCTGGGTGGTGGAAGCCGCCCGTACCCGCAGTGGCAAGTCCATGGCGGCGCGCATGGCGGATGAATTGATGGATGCCGCGGACAAGCGCGGCAATGCCGTGAAGAAGCGCGAAGACGTGCATCGCATGGCCGAGGCCAACAAGGCCTTCTCGCATTACCGCTGGTAG
- the rpsL gene encoding 30S ribosomal protein S12, giving the protein MPTINQLVAKGRRRLKSKSKVPALEACPQRRGVCTRVYTTTPKKPNSALRKVAKVRLTNGYEVITYIGGEGHNLQEHSVVLIRGGRVKDLPGVRYHTVRGSLDTAGVADRKQGRSKYGAKRPKT; this is encoded by the coding sequence ATGCCGACGATCAATCAATTGGTAGCCAAGGGGCGCAGGCGCCTCAAGAGCAAGAGCAAGGTGCCGGCCCTCGAGGCCTGTCCGCAGCGCCGCGGTGTGTGCACGCGCGTGTACACCACCACGCCGAAGAAGCCGAACTCGGCGCTCCGCAAGGTGGCCAAGGTGCGGCTCACCAACGGATACGAGGTCATCACCTATATCGGCGGCGAAGGGCACAACCTGCAGGAGCATTCCGTGGTGCTGATCCGCGGCGGGCGCGTCAAGGACCTGCCCGGCGTGCGTTATCACACGGTGCGCGGCTCACTCGACACCGCCGGGGTGGCCGATCGCAAGCAGGGTCGTTCCAAGTACGGCGCCAAGCGCCCGAAGACGTAA
- the fusA gene encoding elongation factor G, giving the protein MARTTPIERYRNFGIMAHIDAGKTTATERILFYTGVSHKIGEVHDGAAIMDWMEQEQERGITITSAATTCFWKGMDGRFELHRFNIIDTPGHVDFTIEVERSLRVLDGAIFVLCAVGGVQPQSETVWRQANKYKVPRIAFVNKMDRAGANFLNVVSQLKERLGANAVPLQLPIGAEEGYKGVVDLIKMKAIYWDDSTQGMKFEEKEIPAEMLEQCKKYREHMTEAAAEANEKLMEKYLGGEALTQDEIKAGLRERNLKLEIVPVLCGSAFKNKGVQAALDAVIELLPSPVDRPAIKGHLDDKDGTEGERHASDDEPFSALAFKIATDPFVGALTYIRVYSGVLTSGDTVYNPVKSKRERIGRLLQMHANERKEIKEVRAGDIAACVGLKDVTTGETLSDPDKVITLERMEFPEPVISQAVEPKTKADQEKMGIALNRLAQEDPSFRVHTDEESSQTIISGMGELHLEIIVDRMKREFSVEANVGKPQVAYRETIRKPVDQEYRFVKQSGGRGQYGHVVIKFEPQEPGKGFEFVDAIKGGVIPKEFIPAVRKGVDEAMQRGVKFGYPVVDVKATLHYGSYHEVDSNENAFKMAAILCWKEAGPKGDPVLLEPIMDVEVTSPADYLGNVMGDLNSRRGIIMSQEDGHGNVKVIRAEVPLANMFGYSTSLRSATQGRATYTMEFKKYSPVPSNVAESVMKKAS; this is encoded by the coding sequence GTGGCCCGTACTACACCGATTGAACGCTACCGGAATTTCGGCATCATGGCGCATATCGATGCCGGCAAGACCACGGCCACGGAGCGCATCCTGTTCTACACCGGCGTCTCGCACAAGATCGGCGAAGTGCACGACGGCGCCGCCATCATGGACTGGATGGAGCAGGAACAGGAACGCGGCATCACCATCACCTCGGCGGCGACCACCTGCTTCTGGAAGGGCATGGATGGCCGGTTCGAACTGCACCGGTTCAATATCATCGACACCCCCGGACACGTCGACTTCACCATCGAAGTCGAGCGTTCGCTGCGCGTCCTCGACGGCGCGATCTTCGTGCTGTGCGCCGTGGGCGGCGTGCAGCCGCAGTCCGAAACCGTCTGGCGCCAGGCCAACAAATACAAGGTGCCGCGCATCGCGTTCGTCAACAAGATGGACCGCGCCGGCGCCAATTTCCTCAATGTCGTCTCGCAGCTCAAGGAGCGTCTCGGCGCCAACGCCGTCCCGCTGCAGCTGCCCATCGGCGCCGAGGAAGGTTACAAAGGTGTCGTCGACCTCATCAAGATGAAGGCCATCTACTGGGACGATTCCACCCAGGGCATGAAGTTCGAGGAAAAGGAAATCCCGGCCGAGATGCTCGAGCAGTGCAAAAAGTATCGCGAGCACATGACCGAAGCCGCGGCCGAGGCCAACGAAAAGTTGATGGAAAAATACCTTGGCGGCGAAGCGCTGACCCAGGACGAAATCAAGGCGGGTTTGCGCGAACGCAACCTGAAACTGGAAATCGTCCCGGTGCTGTGCGGCAGCGCCTTCAAGAACAAGGGCGTGCAGGCCGCGCTCGACGCCGTAATCGAATTGCTGCCCTCGCCGGTAGATCGTCCGGCTATCAAGGGCCATCTGGACGACAAGGACGGTACCGAGGGCGAACGCCATGCCTCCGACGACGAACCGTTTTCCGCGCTGGCGTTCAAAATCGCGACCGATCCCTTTGTCGGCGCGCTGACCTATATCCGTGTGTACTCCGGCGTGCTGACGTCGGGCGATACCGTGTACAACCCGGTCAAATCGAAGCGCGAGCGCATCGGGCGGCTGTTGCAGATGCACGCCAACGAACGCAAGGAAATCAAGGAAGTCCGCGCCGGCGACATCGCCGCGTGCGTCGGCCTGAAGGATGTCACCACCGGGGAAACGCTGAGCGACCCGGACAAGGTGATCACGCTCGAGCGCATGGAATTCCCCGAGCCGGTCATCTCGCAGGCGGTTGAACCCAAGACCAAGGCCGACCAGGAAAAGATGGGCATTGCCCTGAATCGCCTGGCCCAGGAAGATCCTTCGTTCCGCGTGCACACCGACGAGGAATCCAGCCAGACCATCATCTCCGGCATGGGCGAGCTGCATCTGGAAATCATCGTGGACCGCATGAAGCGCGAGTTCAGCGTCGAGGCCAACGTCGGCAAGCCGCAGGTGGCGTATCGCGAAACCATCCGCAAGCCGGTGGACCAGGAATACCGCTTCGTCAAGCAGTCCGGCGGCCGCGGCCAGTACGGCCACGTCGTCATCAAATTCGAGCCGCAGGAACCCGGCAAGGGCTTCGAGTTCGTGGACGCCATCAAGGGCGGCGTGATCCCGAAGGAATTCATCCCGGCCGTGCGCAAGGGCGTGGACGAGGCGATGCAGCGCGGCGTCAAATTCGGTTATCCCGTGGTCGACGTGAAGGCGACGCTGCACTACGGCTCGTACCACGAGGTGGACTCGAACGAAAACGCGTTCAAGATGGCGGCGATCCTGTGCTGGAAGGAAGCCGGCCCCAAGGGCGACCCGGTGCTGCTTGAGCCGATCATGGACGTCGAAGTCACGTCGCCGGCGGATTATCTGGGCAACGTGATGGGCGACCTGAACTCGCGTCGTGGCATCATCATGAGCCAGGAAGACGGTCACGGCAACGTGAAGGTCATCCGCGCCGAGGTTCCGCTCGCGAACATGTTCGGTTATTCGACGAGCCTGCGCTCGGCGACCCAGGGTCGCGCGACTTACACGATGGAATTCAAGAAATACTCACCGGTGCCGTCCAACGTCGCCGAGTCCGTCATGAAGAAGGCCAGTTAA
- the rpoC gene encoding DNA-directed RNA polymerase subunit beta', whose product MKDLFNLFKQPGKTEDFDAIRIGLASPEKIRSWSYGEVKKPETINYRTFKPERDGLFCAKIFGPVKDYECLCGKYKRLKHRGVICEKCGVEVTLSKVRRERMGHIDLASPVAHIWFLKSLPSRMGLMLDMTLRDIERVLYFEAYVVIDPGMTPLERASLLSEDAYLNAIEQYGDEFDARMGAEAIRDLLRAIHLEEEVAKLRTELADTTSETKIKKITKRLKVLEAFLYSGNKPEWMVLEILPVLPPELRPLVPLDGGRFATSDLNDLYRRVINRNNRLKRLLDLNAPDIIVRNEKRMLQEAVDALLDNGRRGRAITGANKRQLKSLADMIKGKQGRFRQNLLGKRVDYSGRSVIVVGPTLKLHQCGLPKKMALELFKPFIFSKLESKGLATTIKAAKKMVEQAGPEVWDILEEVIREHPVLLNRAPTLHRLGIQAFEPLLVEGKAINLHPLVCAPYNADFDGDQMAVHIPLSVEAQLEARALMMSTNNILSPANGDPIIVPSQDIVLGLYYMTRERINAPGEGKAFADVAEVHRAYNSRNVDLQAKIKVRIREVQFDDKGKPVETRKLYDTTAGRALLSEILPDGLPFEVINRVLKKKTISELINACYRRVGLKESVIFADQLMYTGFAYATRAAVSFGMDDMIIPEVKAEIIGQAESEVKAIQNQYASGLLTDGERYNKVVDIWTHTSERVAKTMMDQLGSEEVTDAQGKKTRQESFNSIFMMADSGARGSAAQIRQLAGMRGLMAKPDGSIIETPITANFREGLNVLQYFISTHGARKGLADTALKTANSGYLTRRLVDVCQDLVVTEDDCGTTEGVAKSALVEGGEIVIPLRDRILGRVVIGDIREPSNEKKVLIADGSVLDEKAVAVLEDRNIDQVLVRSPVTCHTRYGVCRQCYGRDLGRGHLVNLGEAVGVIAAQSIGEPGTQLTMRTFHIGGAASRAAAVSRIEIKTTGVVRLKNLKVVKHTSGNYVAVSRSGELIVQDDQGRNRERYKLPFGAVLSVHDGSKVKSGAVVANWDPHTHPIITEVAGKVTFSDLFEGVTVNKQTDEITGLSTYVVLDAKHRAGTKDIRPVITLVDGKGKPVNIPGTEIPAKYMLPPGAIITAEDGAKVGVGDVLARIPQESLKTRDITGGLPRVAELFEARKPKDHAILAETSGVISFGKDTKGKQRLIINDKEGVEHEYLIPKGRHITVFEGETVEQGDTIVEGAPVAADILRLLGVEPLTNYIVNEIQDVYRLQGVKINDKHIEVIVRQMLRKVRILKSGDTRFLPGEQAERARVVEDNETMESQKKEPATFEPLLLGITKASLSTESFISAASFQETTRVLTEAAITGKKDLLRGLKENVIVGRLIPAGTGLAYHLERRRTRGEARQEAKELKQSLSGTLSGKPAARSGEEAVGT is encoded by the coding sequence TTGAAAGACCTGTTTAATCTTTTCAAGCAGCCGGGCAAGACCGAAGACTTCGATGCCATCCGCATCGGACTTGCCTCCCCGGAGAAAATCCGCTCGTGGTCCTACGGCGAGGTCAAGAAGCCGGAGACCATCAACTACCGCACGTTCAAGCCGGAACGCGACGGGCTTTTCTGCGCCAAGATCTTCGGGCCGGTCAAGGATTACGAATGCCTTTGCGGCAAGTACAAGCGCCTCAAGCATCGCGGTGTGATCTGCGAAAAGTGCGGCGTCGAGGTGACGCTGTCGAAGGTGCGCCGCGAGCGCATGGGTCACATCGACCTGGCTTCGCCGGTGGCGCATATCTGGTTCCTCAAGAGCCTGCCCTCCCGCATGGGCCTGATGCTGGACATGACCCTGCGCGACATCGAGCGCGTGCTGTATTTCGAGGCCTATGTCGTGATCGACCCGGGCATGACGCCGCTCGAGCGCGCCTCGCTGCTGTCGGAAGACGCCTACCTCAACGCCATCGAACAGTACGGTGACGAGTTCGACGCGCGCATGGGCGCCGAGGCGATCCGCGACCTGCTGCGCGCCATCCACCTGGAGGAAGAGGTCGCCAAGCTGCGCACCGAACTCGCCGACACCACCTCCGAGACCAAGATCAAGAAGATCACCAAACGCCTCAAGGTGCTCGAGGCCTTCCTGTATTCCGGCAACAAGCCGGAGTGGATGGTGCTGGAAATCCTGCCGGTGCTGCCGCCGGAACTGCGTCCGCTGGTGCCACTCGACGGCGGCCGCTTCGCGACCTCGGACCTGAACGATCTCTATCGTCGCGTCATCAACCGCAACAACCGCCTGAAGCGCCTGCTCGACCTCAATGCGCCGGACATCATCGTGCGCAACGAGAAACGCATGTTGCAGGAGGCGGTGGACGCGCTGCTCGACAACGGCCGCCGCGGCCGCGCCATCACCGGCGCCAACAAGCGCCAGCTGAAGTCGCTGGCCGACATGATCAAGGGCAAACAGGGCCGCTTCCGCCAGAACCTGCTCGGCAAGCGCGTGGACTATTCCGGCCGTTCCGTGATCGTGGTCGGTCCGACGCTGAAACTGCACCAGTGTGGACTGCCGAAGAAAATGGCGCTGGAACTGTTCAAGCCGTTCATTTTCAGCAAGCTCGAATCCAAGGGTCTGGCCACCACCATCAAGGCGGCGAAGAAGATGGTCGAACAGGCCGGTCCCGAGGTGTGGGATATTCTGGAAGAGGTGATCCGCGAGCATCCGGTGCTGCTGAACCGCGCGCCGACGCTGCACCGCCTCGGCATCCAGGCCTTCGAGCCGCTGCTGGTCGAGGGCAAGGCGATCAACCTGCACCCGCTGGTGTGCGCGCCGTACAACGCCGACTTCGACGGTGACCAGATGGCGGTGCACATCCCGTTGTCGGTGGAGGCGCAGCTCGAGGCGCGCGCGCTCATGATGTCCACCAACAATATTCTCTCGCCCGCCAACGGCGATCCGATCATCGTGCCGTCGCAGGACATCGTGCTCGGTCTCTATTACATGACGCGCGAGCGCATCAATGCCCCGGGCGAGGGCAAGGCCTTCGCCGACGTGGCCGAGGTGCATCGCGCCTACAACAGCCGCAATGTGGACCTGCAGGCGAAGATCAAGGTGCGCATCCGCGAAGTGCAGTTCGATGACAAGGGCAAGCCGGTCGAAACCCGCAAGCTCTATGACACCACCGCGGGACGGGCGCTGCTGTCGGAAATCCTGCCCGACGGGCTGCCGTTCGAAGTCATCAACCGCGTGCTCAAGAAGAAGACGATCTCCGAGCTCATCAACGCCTGTTACCGGCGCGTGGGCCTGAAGGAGTCGGTGATCTTCGCCGACCAGCTGATGTACACCGGCTTTGCCTACGCCACGCGCGCGGCGGTCTCTTTCGGCATGGATGACATGATCATTCCGGAAGTGAAGGCCGAGATCATCGGCCAGGCCGAGAGCGAAGTGAAGGCGATCCAGAACCAGTACGCCTCCGGCCTGCTGACCGACGGCGAACGCTACAACAAGGTGGTGGACATCTGGACCCACACCTCGGAGCGCGTCGCCAAGACCATGATGGACCAGCTCGGCAGCGAGGAAGTGACCGATGCCCAGGGCAAGAAGACCCGGCAGGAATCGTTCAACTCCATCTTCATGATGGCGGATTCCGGCGCGCGCGGCAGCGCCGCCCAGATCCGCCAGCTCGCCGGCATGCGCGGCCTGATGGCCAAGCCGGACGGCTCGATCATCGAGACCCCCATTACCGCGAATTTCCGCGAAGGCCTGAACGTGCTGCAGTACTTCATCTCCACGCACGGTGCGCGCAAGGGTCTGGCCGATACCGCGCTCAAGACCGCGAACTCGGGCTACCTCACGCGCCGCCTGGTGGACGTATGCCAGGACCTGGTCGTGACCGAGGACGACTGCGGCACGACCGAAGGCGTCGCCAAGTCGGCGCTGGTGGAAGGCGGCGAGATCGTGATCCCGCTGCGCGACCGTATTCTCGGGCGCGTGGTGATCGGCGACATCCGCGAGCCGTCCAACGAGAAGAAGGTGCTGATCGCGGACGGCTCGGTGCTGGACGAGAAGGCCGTGGCCGTGCTCGAGGACCGCAATATCGATCAAGTGCTGGTGCGTTCGCCGGTGACCTGTCATACCCGTTACGGCGTGTGCCGTCAGTGCTACGGGCGTGATCTCGGACGCGGTCACCTGGTCAATCTGGGCGAGGCCGTGGGCGTCATCGCCGCGCAGTCGATCGGCGAGCCGGGTACCCAGCTCACCATGCGCACGTTCCATATCGGCGGCGCCGCGTCGCGTGCCGCGGCGGTGTCGCGCATCGAAATCAAGACCACCGGCGTGGTTCGGCTCAAGAATCTCAAGGTGGTGAAGCACACGAGCGGCAATTACGTGGCGGTGTCGCGTTCGGGCGAGCTCATCGTGCAGGACGATCAGGGCCGTAACCGCGAGCGTTACAAGCTGCCGTTCGGCGCCGTGTTGTCGGTGCATGACGGCTCCAAGGTGAAGAGCGGTGCCGTGGTCGCCAACTGGGATCCGCATACGCATCCGATCATCACCGAGGTGGCGGGCAAGGTCACCTTCAGTGATCTCTTCGAAGGCGTCACGGTCAACAAGCAGACCGACGAAATCACCGGCCTGTCGACCTACGTGGTGCTCGACGCGAAGCATCGTGCCGGCACCAAGGACATCCGCCCGGTGATCACGCTGGTGGACGGCAAGGGCAAGCCGGTCAATATTCCGGGAACGGAAATTCCGGCCAAGTACATGCTGCCGCCGGGTGCGATTATCACCGCCGAAGACGGCGCCAAGGTGGGCGTGGGCGACGTGCTCGCGCGCATCCCGCAGGAGTCGCTGAAGACCCGCGACATTACCGGCGGTCTGCCGCGCGTGGCCGAGCTGTTCGAGGCGCGCAAGCCGAAGGATCATGCGATCCTGGCCGAGACCAGCGGCGTGATTTCCTTCGGCAAGGACACCAAGGGCAAGCAGCGTCTCATCATCAATGACAAGGAAGGCGTGGAACACGAGTACCTGATTCCGAAGGGCCGCCACATCACGGTGTTCGAGGGTGAGACGGTGGAGCAGGGCGACACCATCGTCGAGGGCGCGCCGGTCGCGGCCGACATCCTGCGGCTGCTCGGCGTGGAGCCGCTCACGAATTACATCGTGAACGAAATCCAGGACGTGTACCGCCTGCAGGGTGTGAAGATCAACGACAAGCACATCGAGGTGATCGTGCGCCAGATGTTGCGCAAGGTGCGCATACTCAAGTCCGGCGATACGCGTTTCCTGCCGGGCGAACAGGCCGAGCGCGCGCGCGTCGTCGAGGACAACGAGACGATGGAGAGTCAGAAGAAAGAGCCGGCCACCTTCGAACCGTTGTTGCTCGGTATCACCAAGGCGTCGCTGTCGACCGAGTCGTTCATTTCCGCGGCCTCGTTCCAGGAGACCACGCGCGTGCTGACGGAGGCCGCCATCACCGGCAAGAAGGACCTGTTGCGCGGCCTCAAGGAGAACGTGATCGTCGGCCGTCTGATTCCGGCCGGCACCGGGCTGGCCTACCATCTGGAACGCCGGCGCACGCGCGGCGAGGCCAGGCAGGAAGCCAAGGAGCTCAAGCAATCCCTGAGCGGGACGCTGTCGGGCAAGCCCGCGGCGCGCAGCGGCGAAGAGGCGGTGGGGACGTAA